The proteins below come from a single Demetria terragena DSM 11295 genomic window:
- a CDS encoding glucose 1-dehydrogenase, whose protein sequence is MRALTVIPGQIGSAAVLDVDEPDPAQGDVLVQGLAVGICGTDHEIIEGLHGQAPPGSERLILGHESLGRVVEAPGSSAVTPGDLVVGIVRHPDPVPCSACAHGEWDMCRNGQFTEHGIQGLAGFASQRWRAQGDHVVRLDPALSEVGTLLEPTTVVTKAWEQVDRIGERAWFSPQTVLVTGAGPIGLLAAMVGVQRGHDVHVLDQVTEGAKPDRVAELGATYHAGDAAEVAAQVKADVVIEATGASPVIRALLGHQVPYEILVLTGISAPSPELIVDLGTVARDLVLGNGVVVGSVNANKRHYDQAASALAAADLDWLRRLISRRVPLEDFASALEPEPDDVKVVLTLE, encoded by the coding sequence ATGCGTGCGCTCACCGTCATTCCCGGCCAGATCGGTTCGGCTGCAGTCCTGGACGTCGACGAACCAGACCCGGCACAGGGCGATGTTCTTGTGCAAGGCCTGGCGGTCGGGATCTGCGGCACCGACCACGAGATCATCGAGGGCTTGCACGGTCAGGCACCGCCGGGGAGCGAGCGACTCATTCTGGGCCACGAATCTCTGGGTCGGGTGGTGGAAGCCCCCGGATCGAGTGCGGTGACTCCAGGCGATCTGGTGGTAGGCATCGTGCGTCACCCCGACCCGGTGCCCTGTTCGGCCTGCGCCCACGGCGAATGGGACATGTGCCGCAACGGCCAGTTCACCGAGCACGGCATCCAGGGGCTGGCCGGATTCGCCTCCCAGCGGTGGCGGGCCCAAGGAGATCACGTCGTGCGGCTCGACCCGGCGCTCAGCGAGGTCGGCACGTTGCTCGAACCGACCACAGTGGTGACCAAAGCCTGGGAGCAAGTCGACCGCATCGGCGAGCGTGCCTGGTTTAGTCCACAGACCGTCCTGGTCACGGGCGCGGGTCCGATCGGACTGTTGGCCGCGATGGTGGGCGTGCAACGGGGCCACGACGTGCACGTTCTCGACCAGGTGACCGAGGGTGCTAAACCCGACCGAGTCGCCGAACTCGGCGCGACCTATCACGCTGGTGACGCGGCGGAGGTGGCCGCGCAGGTCAAGGCTGATGTGGTGATCGAAGCGACCGGCGCTAGCCCGGTGATTCGGGCGCTGCTCGGGCATCAGGTGCCCTACGAAATCCTGGTTTTGACAGGCATTTCCGCGCCATCGCCGGAGCTCATCGTTGATCTGGGCACGGTGGCCCGTGATCTGGTGCTCGGCAACGGTGTCGTGGTGGGCTCGGTCAACGCCAATAAGCGTCACTACGACCAAGCGGCCTCCGCACTTGCCGCAGCGGATCTCGACTGGTTGCGCCGCCTGATCAGCCGACGGGTGCCGCTGGAGGACTTTGCCTCCGCCCTGGAACCAGAACCGGACGACGTCAAGGTCGTCCTCACGCTCGAGTAG
- a CDS encoding RecQ family ATP-dependent DNA helicase: protein MTSNMVSDASDLTSVAQEIDNAATTVLGALAGPDARLRDDQRTAVESLVRPGARVLVVQATGWGKSAVYWVATAVLRGRGAGTTLVVSPLLSLMRDQVAAAERAGLTAATLNSSNVGEWRQIEEQLQAGEIDVLLVSPERLANPGFGQRVLDALAGRLGLLVIDEAHAVSDWGHDFRPDYRRVSDVLQRLNPDTPVLATTATANARVTDDLALQLGEHTTVLRGPLARSSLQLTVLPQMDPLARYGWVVQHLPELPGSGIIYTLTIADAERLTEAIQARYGDDPDLRVASYTGRLDAADREQREEALRANEVKALVSTSALGMGYDKPDLGFVVHVGSPPSPVSYYQQVGRAGRAIDHAAVVLLPSAADDGVWDYFATATIPKQDRVERLLAALNDHDEPASVPALEAETGLRRTAVELMLKQLAVDDVVERSQDGWTRTGTDWTYDQEHYDAVVAVRRREADIMRQYLRGESCLMKLLQQSLDDPAAQPCGRCSVCLGNLPEPLQAEAAADMVAGVREVLRGQTHLLETRKMWPGGAFGARGRIPQHLSADEGRVLVHADAPEWTEARTGVLVQDGPPTPEVLHAAVTALSRWKDTWVQRPDLVLALPAAGLTSLTNGVAEHLAQVGRLEWTTWTPTGAVDPDLASADEAAGWRGALDSSGVRDQVANRRVLLVVDRTRSGWAVTVGAAALREAGAEAVLPLVIHRVV, encoded by the coding sequence ATGACGAGCAACATGGTGAGCGACGCGAGCGACCTGACAAGCGTGGCGCAGGAAATCGACAACGCGGCCACCACAGTGCTGGGGGCGTTGGCTGGTCCCGATGCCCGCCTCCGGGATGACCAGCGCACCGCCGTCGAGTCGTTGGTGCGGCCAGGCGCGCGGGTGCTCGTGGTGCAGGCGACGGGGTGGGGCAAGTCGGCGGTCTACTGGGTGGCGACCGCGGTGTTGCGCGGTCGCGGAGCGGGTACCACGTTGGTGGTGTCCCCGCTGCTGTCGCTGATGCGTGACCAGGTCGCTGCTGCGGAACGTGCCGGCCTGACCGCTGCCACCCTCAACAGTTCCAACGTGGGTGAGTGGCGTCAGATTGAGGAGCAACTTCAAGCAGGCGAGATCGACGTCTTGCTCGTGTCACCGGAGCGACTTGCCAACCCTGGTTTTGGCCAGCGCGTGCTGGATGCGCTCGCGGGACGTCTCGGATTGCTGGTGATTGATGAAGCGCACGCGGTGTCTGACTGGGGCCATGATTTCCGACCTGACTACCGGCGAGTGTCAGACGTGCTGCAGCGACTCAACCCGGATACGCCTGTTCTGGCCACCACGGCGACGGCCAACGCGCGAGTGACCGACGACCTCGCGCTGCAGTTGGGGGAGCACACCACGGTGCTTCGGGGCCCGTTGGCGCGGTCCTCCCTTCAATTGACCGTGTTGCCGCAGATGGACCCGTTGGCCAGATATGGGTGGGTAGTACAACACCTGCCCGAGCTTCCTGGATCAGGCATCATCTACACCCTGACCATCGCCGACGCAGAGCGGTTGACCGAGGCGATTCAGGCCAGGTACGGCGACGACCCCGATCTGCGGGTGGCCTCCTACACCGGCCGTCTCGATGCCGCGGATCGCGAACAACGCGAGGAGGCGCTGCGCGCTAACGAGGTCAAAGCGCTGGTCTCGACTTCAGCGTTGGGGATGGGCTATGACAAGCCCGATCTTGGATTTGTCGTCCACGTGGGTTCACCACCCTCGCCAGTGTCTTACTACCAGCAGGTCGGCCGCGCGGGCCGCGCCATTGATCACGCCGCCGTGGTGCTGTTGCCTTCAGCGGCCGACGACGGTGTCTGGGATTACTTCGCCACGGCGACGATTCCGAAGCAGGACCGGGTCGAACGCCTGCTCGCTGCACTCAATGACCATGACGAACCGGCGAGTGTGCCAGCGCTGGAGGCAGAGACAGGACTGCGACGTACGGCCGTTGAGCTCATGCTCAAACAGCTGGCCGTGGACGATGTTGTGGAGCGCAGCCAGGACGGCTGGACCCGCACCGGCACGGACTGGACCTACGACCAGGAGCATTACGACGCCGTGGTGGCCGTGCGCCGCCGCGAAGCAGACATCATGCGCCAATACCTTCGCGGTGAGTCGTGCTTGATGAAGCTGCTGCAGCAATCCCTTGACGATCCCGCAGCGCAACCGTGTGGGCGGTGCTCGGTGTGTCTGGGAAATCTGCCGGAGCCGCTGCAGGCCGAAGCCGCCGCGGACATGGTTGCCGGGGTCCGTGAGGTACTCCGTGGGCAGACTCATCTGCTGGAAACCCGCAAGATGTGGCCAGGTGGTGCCTTTGGTGCACGCGGTCGCATTCCTCAGCACCTGAGTGCCGACGAGGGCCGGGTTCTCGTGCACGCCGACGCACCGGAGTGGACGGAGGCCCGGACGGGGGTGCTCGTCCAGGACGGGCCACCGACGCCTGAGGTGCTGCATGCTGCGGTGACCGCACTGAGCCGGTGGAAGGACACCTGGGTGCAGCGGCCCGACCTGGTGCTTGCGCTGCCAGCCGCTGGCCTCACGTCGTTGACCAACGGTGTTGCCGAGCACCTCGCGCAGGTCGGACGCCTTGAGTGGACAACGTGGACTCCCACGGGTGCGGTGGATCCCGATCTGGCATCCGCAGATGAAGCGGCCGGATGGCGCGGCGCGCTCGACAGCTCCGGAGTGCGCGATCAGGTCGCGAATCGGCGCGTCTTGTTGGTGGTGGACCGGACCCGAAGCGGGTGGGCCGTGACCGTCGGCGCGGCCGCGCTCCGGGAAGCAGGCGCCGAGGCGGTCCTGCCCCTCGTCATCCACCGGGTGGTGTGA
- a CDS encoding lysophospholipid acyltransferase family protein — translation MTRTSSGESREWVYAPVIRVALGVFKAQGLKFTIEGAQHIPASGGAVIAMNHLSFFDYAYAGLPAREQGRIVRWMAKKEIFDVPGGGALMRGMKHIPVDRAAGLGAFGSAVAALRGGELVGVFPETTISRSLDLREFKTGAVRMAQEAGVPVIPLLAWGNHRVWTKDHPKRLGRSGIPISMEVGAPMWIDPEAAPVTETERLRADMTTILNRLQENYPTLPAEEQVYVPARLGGAAPTADEARELDQAEVARRRAKHAAKCAKKRG, via the coding sequence ATGACACGCACGAGCTCTGGCGAAAGTCGGGAATGGGTCTATGCACCCGTCATCCGGGTGGCACTCGGCGTCTTCAAGGCGCAAGGCCTGAAGTTCACGATCGAGGGTGCGCAGCACATCCCGGCCTCCGGAGGTGCGGTGATCGCGATGAACCACCTGTCCTTCTTTGATTACGCCTACGCAGGTCTCCCCGCGCGAGAGCAGGGACGCATCGTGCGGTGGATGGCCAAGAAGGAGATCTTCGATGTCCCTGGGGGTGGTGCGCTGATGCGCGGCATGAAGCACATTCCGGTGGATCGGGCGGCGGGCCTCGGAGCTTTCGGCTCGGCGGTCGCCGCACTGCGGGGCGGCGAACTCGTCGGGGTTTTTCCTGAGACCACGATTTCCCGGAGCCTGGACCTGAGGGAGTTCAAGACCGGAGCAGTACGCATGGCTCAGGAGGCTGGTGTCCCGGTCATTCCGCTCCTGGCGTGGGGAAACCACCGCGTGTGGACCAAGGACCATCCAAAGCGACTGGGGCGCAGCGGGATCCCGATCTCGATGGAGGTCGGTGCCCCGATGTGGATTGACCCTGAGGCCGCCCCGGTCACGGAGACTGAACGGCTTCGTGCCGACATGACGACGATCCTGAACCGCCTGCAGGAGAACTACCCAACGCTGCCTGCCGAGGAGCAGGTCTACGTTCCGGCTCGCCTTGGTGGTGCCGCGCCGACCGCAGACGAAGCGCGTGAACTCGACCAGGCTGAGGTGGCACGGCGGCGTGCCAAGCACGCCGCAAAGTGCGCGAAGAAGCGCGGCTAA
- a CDS encoding alpha/beta hydrolase family protein: MGSTSMRRVVRAGVGVGTSAAAGVLTTFGLATYFARRVVTPEQHRADDAVLVDVDLDTTPPQITLLADAESTVPGRYGLWLPDGGHARVGKVLSHDEDRSRVTREVLGVDRGTLERGGARWNGAYYIGPPDAALGLPCEHVRIPGELGSLPAWLVRAERPSRTWAILVHGRAALRDEAIRALPLLRDLGITSLTVSYRNDAEAPASLDGRYGLGLHEWRDIDAAMAYAVAHGADDLVLFGWSMGGATVLQTLDRSHGAHHVSRVVLDGPVVDWGDVLRHQARLNRLPTPIARLGGALLGGALGRRTVGLREPLDLGLTDWVARADRLHHPMLIIHSEDDDYVPSGPSAALSRVRPDLVTYVPWQVAQHCREWNTDPQRWEQIVRDYLLSEGP; encoded by the coding sequence GTGGGTAGCACGAGTATGCGACGCGTCGTGCGGGCTGGCGTCGGCGTCGGTACGAGCGCGGCGGCTGGTGTGCTGACAACGTTTGGACTGGCTACCTATTTCGCGCGGCGGGTGGTGACACCTGAGCAGCATCGTGCCGATGACGCCGTCCTGGTGGACGTCGACCTCGACACCACGCCGCCGCAGATCACCCTTCTCGCCGATGCGGAATCGACTGTTCCCGGGCGCTACGGGCTCTGGCTGCCAGACGGTGGTCATGCCCGGGTGGGCAAGGTGCTGTCCCACGATGAGGACAGGAGCCGGGTGACTCGTGAAGTACTCGGCGTTGATCGCGGCACGCTGGAGCGCGGGGGTGCGCGCTGGAACGGTGCGTATTACATCGGCCCGCCTGACGCGGCGCTGGGCTTGCCTTGCGAGCACGTACGGATCCCGGGAGAGTTGGGTTCCCTCCCCGCGTGGTTGGTCCGTGCTGAACGTCCTTCACGCACCTGGGCGATTTTGGTCCATGGCCGAGCAGCGTTGCGCGATGAGGCAATTCGCGCCCTTCCGCTCCTTCGCGATCTTGGGATCACCTCGCTCACGGTCAGTTATCGCAACGATGCCGAAGCACCGGCGAGCCTTGATGGGCGCTATGGGCTTGGCCTGCACGAATGGCGGGACATCGATGCGGCCATGGCATACGCCGTAGCCCATGGCGCCGACGACCTGGTGTTGTTCGGCTGGTCGATGGGGGGTGCGACCGTGCTGCAGACGTTGGACCGGTCGCACGGCGCCCACCACGTCAGCCGCGTCGTGCTGGACGGCCCGGTCGTCGATTGGGGAGACGTCCTGCGCCATCAGGCACGACTCAACCGGCTCCCCACACCGATCGCGCGCCTGGGGGGTGCATTGCTCGGCGGCGCGCTCGGGCGTCGCACCGTCGGCCTGCGAGAGCCGCTCGATCTTGGGCTGACCGACTGGGTGGCTCGTGCGGACCGGCTGCACCATCCCATGCTGATCATCCATTCCGAAGACGATGACTACGTGCCGTCGGGACCGTCGGCGGCGCTGTCCAGGGTGCGCCCGGACCTGGTCACCTATGTCCCGTGGCAGGTGGCCCAGCATTGCCGCGAGTGGAACACCGATCCGCAGCGTTGGGAGCAGATCGTGCGCGACTACCTCCTCAGTGAAGGGCCATGA
- a CDS encoding ATP-dependent DNA ligase produces the protein MDLPIELPISPMLAKATAAVPDADTVAGGYGYEPKWDGFRVILLKDGDEVELASRGKKPLTRYFPEVVISAREHLPERCVLDGEIVVRSGAPGAQRLDFEALGQRIHPAESRVTKLSQETPAEVIFFDALAIGDRSLLEDTFRDRRDALVTALSGVSAQAPFHLTRVSDDPQEAQDWFTRFEGAGLDGVMAKPWDGVYAQNKRTMLKIKHSRTAEAVLVGYRVHKSGEGVGSLLLALYDDAGNLRNVGGISAFTMQRRRELVEELAELVVRDDEGDAMTGETDRSRFSSSKDVSFVRLRPERVVEVKFDQLEGSRFRHAVGFLRWRPDREPQSCLLTQVERAPAYDLDAVLTD, from the coding sequence ATGGACCTGCCGATCGAGTTGCCGATCTCCCCCATGCTCGCCAAGGCGACCGCCGCTGTTCCGGACGCCGACACCGTTGCGGGTGGTTACGGCTACGAGCCCAAGTGGGATGGGTTCCGCGTGATCCTGCTCAAGGACGGCGACGAGGTCGAGTTGGCCTCGCGCGGCAAGAAGCCGCTCACCCGATACTTCCCCGAGGTAGTCATCTCGGCTCGAGAACACCTCCCGGAGCGCTGTGTCCTCGACGGCGAGATCGTCGTACGTTCGGGCGCGCCCGGTGCGCAACGCCTCGACTTCGAGGCTCTCGGTCAGCGCATCCATCCGGCGGAGTCGCGCGTGACCAAGCTGTCACAGGAGACGCCTGCCGAGGTGATCTTCTTCGACGCGTTGGCCATCGGTGACCGCTCGTTGCTGGAGGACACCTTCCGGGATCGTCGCGACGCGCTCGTCACGGCGCTTTCCGGGGTGTCCGCGCAGGCGCCCTTTCACCTCACCCGCGTGTCGGATGACCCGCAAGAAGCGCAGGACTGGTTTACCCGGTTCGAGGGCGCCGGTCTCGACGGCGTCATGGCCAAGCCGTGGGATGGGGTGTATGCCCAGAACAAGCGGACGATGCTGAAGATCAAGCACTCCCGCACTGCCGAGGCTGTGCTGGTGGGCTATCGGGTGCACAAGAGCGGCGAGGGTGTGGGGTCACTGCTCCTAGCGCTCTATGACGATGCAGGCAATCTGCGCAACGTCGGCGGCATCTCGGCGTTCACCATGCAGCGACGCCGGGAGCTCGTCGAGGAGTTGGCAGAGTTGGTCGTCCGTGACGACGAGGGCGATGCGATGACCGGCGAAACTGATCGGTCCCGGTTCAGCAGCAGCAAGGATGTCTCGTTCGTCCGGCTCCGTCCCGAACGGGTCGTCGAGGTGAAGTTCGACCAGTTGGAGGGTTCCCGATTTCGGCATGCCGTCGGGTTCCTCCGGTGGCGCCCTGATCGCGAGCCCCAGTCGTGCCTACTGACCCAAGTCGAACGAGCGCCTGCCTATGACCTGGACGCCGTACTCACCGATTAA
- the ligD gene encoding non-homologous end-joining DNA ligase gives MSPAKAKPEILEVPGPDGERTVRISSPDRVLWPDVGITKVDLARYLVAVAEPFLRANGGRPVALQRFPAGVEDNWFFSKNPPRGVPDYTRTTVCTYPSGRKHPQLVLDEIASAVWCAQMNTITFHPWPMRADNNDNPDEIRIDLDPQPGQTFGDVVEAAYGLREVMTDIGLTPWVKTSGSRGVHVYARIAAEHEILEVRHGVIGIARELERRLPDLVTTAWWKEERGQRIFVDFNQMCRDRTIAGAYSPRPLPGAPVSMPVTWDQLRDVKTSDFTVLTAPEILASDGDAWADMNASVGDASVAIALWDKDVDERGLGEMPFPPDYPKMPGEPRRVQPSKKRDDLPDPEKREGYERPKRWIEEHPEEGQWPRPE, from the coding sequence ATGAGTCCCGCGAAGGCGAAGCCAGAGATCCTCGAGGTCCCAGGCCCTGACGGTGAGCGCACGGTGCGGATCTCCAGCCCGGACCGTGTGCTGTGGCCCGATGTCGGCATCACCAAGGTTGACCTCGCGCGTTACCTCGTGGCCGTTGCCGAGCCATTCCTGCGCGCTAATGGCGGTCGACCTGTTGCGCTGCAACGCTTCCCGGCTGGTGTCGAGGACAATTGGTTCTTCTCCAAGAATCCACCACGGGGAGTTCCCGACTACACCCGAACGACGGTCTGCACCTATCCGTCGGGCCGCAAGCACCCGCAACTGGTGCTCGATGAGATTGCCTCGGCGGTGTGGTGCGCGCAGATGAATACGATCACCTTCCACCCCTGGCCCATGCGCGCTGACAACAACGACAATCCCGACGAGATCCGGATTGACCTTGACCCGCAGCCGGGCCAGACGTTCGGCGATGTGGTGGAGGCGGCGTACGGCCTGCGCGAGGTCATGACCGACATCGGGCTGACGCCGTGGGTCAAGACGTCGGGAAGTCGAGGTGTTCACGTCTACGCGCGCATCGCGGCCGAGCACGAGATCTTGGAAGTACGGCACGGCGTCATTGGGATCGCGCGCGAGTTGGAGCGTCGCCTGCCCGATCTGGTGACGACCGCGTGGTGGAAGGAAGAGCGCGGGCAGCGCATTTTTGTCGACTTCAACCAGATGTGCCGTGATCGGACGATTGCCGGTGCCTACTCGCCGCGTCCGCTGCCTGGGGCTCCCGTCTCGATGCCGGTGACCTGGGACCAGTTGCGGGACGTGAAGACCTCTGACTTCACCGTGCTCACCGCTCCAGAAATTCTCGCGTCCGATGGAGATGCCTGGGCCGACATGAACGCATCGGTTGGCGACGCGAGCGTCGCAATTGCCCTGTGGGACAAGGATGTTGACGAGCGCGGGCTTGGTGAGATGCCGTTCCCGCCGGACTACCCCAAGATGCCGGGTGAGCCGCGCCGGGTGCAGCCGAGCAAGAAGCGCGACGACCTACCAGACCCAGAGAAGCGGGAAGGCTACGAGCGACCTAAGCGCTGGATCGAGGAGCATCCGGAAGAAGGCCAGTGGCCGCGCCCGGAGTGA
- a CDS encoding MFS transporter, producing MTSSLSARIAELRVDITPLRSSADFRRLFWGGSIFWFGGMFSYVALPFQLYDLTGSNFAVGALGLVELVPLIVFGLYGGALADRADRRTILLSTSAAQVLLIATLLANAVLESPQIWLIYVIGALYAVASSLQRPAREALMPRTVRHDELPAATVLNSLGRQVAMLTGPALAGLIIGQFGVSVAYAVDVAALAAATALLWGLSIRGRPQEGDGEDIGSLRQVLVGLRYAASRRDLVGTYVIDMVAMIMAMPIVLWPALATDVLEQPEWLGLLYTAEAVGALVATSTSGWTSRVHHHGRAVVLAAIAWGGAIALVGLMPSMIWVVLCLMVAGAMDMISGVFRSIIWNQTIPDHLRGRLAGIEMLSYSLGPMAGQARAGLVADAWSVRGAITSGGIACMGMVGLTAVWLHDFWRYDARTDVHAVAERERRAQLAAKQGMPGTT from the coding sequence GTGACCTCGTCCCTGTCTGCACGCATAGCCGAGTTGCGTGTCGATATCACGCCGTTGCGATCCAGCGCCGACTTCCGGCGACTCTTCTGGGGCGGAAGCATCTTCTGGTTTGGCGGGATGTTCAGCTATGTGGCACTGCCATTTCAGCTCTATGACCTGACCGGTTCTAACTTCGCAGTCGGCGCGCTCGGGCTCGTCGAACTCGTCCCGCTGATCGTGTTCGGGCTCTATGGCGGAGCGCTCGCGGACCGGGCAGACCGCCGGACGATTCTGCTGTCGACCTCAGCAGCACAGGTGCTCCTCATCGCGACGTTGCTAGCGAATGCCGTGCTGGAGAGCCCGCAGATCTGGCTGATCTATGTCATCGGCGCCCTCTATGCCGTGGCGTCCTCGCTGCAGCGTCCGGCACGAGAGGCGTTGATGCCCCGCACGGTCCGGCATGACGAGTTGCCTGCCGCGACGGTGCTCAACTCACTGGGTCGCCAGGTCGCGATGCTCACCGGCCCTGCGCTGGCCGGCCTGATCATCGGGCAATTTGGCGTATCCGTTGCCTACGCCGTCGACGTCGCTGCTCTCGCGGCGGCGACGGCCTTGCTCTGGGGTTTGTCGATTCGCGGCCGCCCGCAGGAAGGCGACGGCGAGGACATCGGTTCGCTTCGGCAAGTGCTGGTCGGGTTGCGTTATGCCGCCTCCCGTCGCGACCTCGTGGGCACCTATGTCATCGACATGGTGGCCATGATCATGGCGATGCCGATCGTGCTGTGGCCAGCGCTAGCCACTGATGTCCTAGAGCAGCCGGAGTGGCTCGGCCTGCTTTATACGGCGGAGGCGGTTGGCGCGCTGGTCGCTACCTCGACGTCTGGATGGACCAGCCGCGTCCACCACCACGGTCGGGCAGTCGTGCTGGCAGCCATAGCGTGGGGTGGTGCCATCGCGCTCGTCGGGCTGATGCCGTCGATGATCTGGGTTGTGCTGTGCCTCATGGTCGCTGGCGCGATGGACATGATCTCCGGTGTCTTCCGGTCGATCATCTGGAATCAGACGATTCCTGACCACCTTCGAGGCCGTCTCGCGGGCATCGAGATGTTGTCGTACTCGCTCGGTCCGATGGCCGGTCAAGCCCGCGCGGGGCTGGTTGCCGACGCCTGGTCGGTGCGGGGCGCTATCACCTCGGGCGGCATCGCCTGTATGGGCATGGTGGGGCTGACCGCTGTGTGGTTGCACGATTTCTGGCGGTACGACGCGCGTACCGACGTGCACGCGGTTGCCGAGCGCGAGCGTCGGGCCCAACTCGCTGCGAAGCAAGGCATGCCTGGAACTACCTGA
- a CDS encoding SAV_6107 family HEPN domain-containing protein, giving the protein MTATARLSAPASAPAGVAPTASAVLDLIDRSRSGLRAACHAQGAGERYTLAHLAALRAAGAMLAAQGRVGRRARPRSVWELIPAAVPEFTEWAAFFAGSGRRRQAIERGVQVSTREADDLVRQSETFLDLVCAQLGLPVHASVTTCVAPITHG; this is encoded by the coding sequence ATGACGGCAACGGCACGTCTCTCGGCGCCGGCTTCGGCGCCAGCGGGGGTTGCCCCGACGGCGTCAGCGGTCCTTGACCTCATCGACCGTTCGCGAAGTGGCCTGCGGGCTGCCTGTCATGCCCAGGGTGCGGGCGAGCGATACACCCTGGCGCATCTGGCTGCGCTGCGCGCCGCGGGGGCAATGTTGGCTGCCCAGGGGCGAGTCGGGCGACGGGCGCGGCCCCGCAGCGTGTGGGAGTTAATCCCGGCCGCGGTCCCGGAGTTCACCGAGTGGGCCGCGTTCTTTGCCGGGTCAGGCCGTCGGCGTCAGGCCATCGAGCGAGGTGTCCAGGTCTCCACCCGTGAGGCAGATGATCTGGTCCGGCAATCCGAAACCTTCCTGGATCTTGTGTGTGCGCAGTTGGGATTGCCGGTGCATGCGTCGGTGACCACCTGTGTCGCGCCGATCACTCATGGGTGA
- a CDS encoding DUF6504 family protein encodes MSFEVGDLMRRCREHIEVRVQQADSVTGEAAASEPQPTMFVWDGRLYVIRAVLGCWEESPGWRRSVGADRVCDRDRGEPGSNESVSGGAVLVADAKGVETVWRVEASAGRGLGVAVYDLAHRPADERQPESWVLVGVSQPGRVLS; translated from the coding sequence ATGTCGTTCGAGGTGGGAGATCTGATGCGCAGATGCCGTGAGCACATTGAGGTGCGAGTTCAGCAGGCCGATTCGGTCACGGGTGAGGCAGCCGCCAGTGAGCCGCAGCCGACGATGTTTGTGTGGGACGGTCGGCTGTATGTCATTCGAGCCGTGCTGGGCTGCTGGGAGGAGTCTCCCGGCTGGCGACGGTCAGTGGGGGCCGACCGCGTGTGCGATCGAGACCGCGGTGAGCCCGGCAGCAACGAATCGGTCAGTGGCGGTGCGGTCTTGGTGGCCGACGCGAAGGGCGTCGAGACCGTATGGCGCGTTGAGGCCAGTGCCGGCCGAGGGCTCGGTGTGGCGGTCTACGACCTCGCCCATCGGCCCGCTGATGAGCGTCAGCCAGAGTCTTGGGTTCTCGTGGGGGTCAGTCAGCCGGGTCGGGTGCTCTCATGA
- a CDS encoding methylenetetrahydrofolate reductase, with the protein MAATSIPDLLNHSDPSFSFEFFPPKDDASEAVLWESIRRIEQIGPAFVSVTYGAGGSTRDRTVRVTGRIAEETTLLPLAHLTCVGSSVAELRQIVGEFSAVGVRNILALRGDPSGGLGQPWVAHPEGLDHADDLVTLIASLGTFDIGVAAFPDKHPESHSLEGDADALVRKAQAGAAFAITQMVTDVDSYLRLRDLVDARGCSMPIVPGLMPVTRYGQLQRMADLNGQPLAQEVLDRLEAVKDDPNAVRREGIRIATEHGRRLLSEGAPGIHFITMNRSTATLEVFARLQD; encoded by the coding sequence ATGGCTGCGACATCCATCCCGGACCTCCTCAACCATTCCGATCCCTCGTTCAGCTTTGAATTCTTTCCGCCGAAGGACGATGCGTCCGAGGCGGTGCTGTGGGAGTCAATCCGGCGAATCGAGCAGATTGGCCCAGCTTTCGTCTCGGTCACCTATGGTGCAGGCGGCTCGACCCGGGATCGAACGGTGCGCGTCACCGGACGGATCGCCGAGGAGACCACGCTGTTGCCGCTGGCCCACCTGACCTGCGTCGGAAGTTCGGTTGCGGAACTACGACAGATCGTGGGGGAGTTCTCGGCTGTCGGCGTGCGCAACATCTTGGCGCTGCGCGGTGACCCCTCCGGAGGCCTGGGGCAGCCGTGGGTCGCGCACCCCGAAGGCTTGGACCACGCGGACGACCTGGTCACGTTGATCGCCTCGCTGGGGACATTCGATATCGGTGTTGCAGCCTTCCCGGACAAGCATCCCGAATCCCACTCATTGGAGGGCGACGCCGACGCGCTGGTGCGCAAGGCGCAAGCAGGTGCAGCTTTCGCCATTACGCAGATGGTGACGGACGTGGACAGTTATCTCCGATTGCGCGACCTGGTCGATGCTCGCGGGTGCTCGATGCCGATCGTGCCGGGCCTCATGCCCGTCACCCGGTATGGCCAACTGCAGCGCATGGCTGACCTCAACGGGCAGCCTCTGGCGCAGGAGGTCCTTGACCGTCTCGAGGCGGTCAAGGATGACCCGAACGCGGTGCGTCGCGAAGGAATTCGTATTGCCACCGAGCACGGCCGCCGATTGTTGAGTGAAGGCGCGCCAGGCATTCACTTCATCACGATGAACCGGTCGACGGCGACGTTGGAGGTCTTCGCCCGACTTCAAGACTGA